From a region of the Zingiber officinale cultivar Zhangliang chromosome 4B, Zo_v1.1, whole genome shotgun sequence genome:
- the LOC121976961 gene encoding uncharacterized protein LOC121976961 yields MHSGRFPAFSLPTAAARGGRKGVVAMSSTSTPSNRQGLREEAETDSSSLSSSFATAAVYYHNRTKHSLTEGYARGPRGLDWANQPNPFLRFLGSPVLPLLHLPPQPGDSPLYRSLFSSFPPPQPFAHDSVSRLLYDSLSLSAWKSTGLSTWSLRVNPSSGNLHPTESHLLSPPIPFPESQKGASFPFSSSPFLAHYSPKDHSLQLRASVELPGLPLDGRFLILAFSSIIWREAWKYGERAFRYCNHDVGHALAAAAISAASLGWDARLLDGLGHDDLGRFLGLDRSDSLPPDPLPDCPTRGRLPWVEAQHPDCALLIFPFAETPPSVDYAALASSFSRFPSLSWLGKPNSLSKDHVCWDVIYKTAEAVKKPPTYAAGFSVNPFHKSALISPDVYKDLTVREVVRRRRSAVDMDGVHVMERDTFYQILLHCLPSGASEPGEKQGKQLALPFRVLTWDAEVHAALFVHRVRDLPKGLYFLVRNEEHLDRLKKAMRSEFEWDKPEGCPAMLPLYRLARGDCGELSKQLSCHQDIASDGCFSLGMVARFEPILHEKGAWMYPRLFWETGVLGQVLYLEAHAVGISATGIGCYFDDGVHEVLGLEGLEFQSLYHFTIGKPVVDKRIMSLPAYPGPGIDA; encoded by the exons ATGCACTCCGGCCGCTTCCCTGCCTTCTCCCTGCCGACTGCAGCCGCGCGGGGAGGCAGAAAAGGTGTGGTCGCCATGTCGTCCACCTCCACGCCTAGCAACCGTCAGGGGTTGAGGGAGGAGGCAGAGACGGACTCCTCCTCCTTGTCTTCTTCCTTCGCCACCGCCGCTGTGTACTACCATAACCGGACGAAGCACTCGCTGACGGAGGGGTACGCCCGCGGCCCGCGCGGACTCGACTGGGCTAACCAGCCCAATCCTTTTCTCCGATTCCTCGGTTCCCCGGTCCTTCCCCTTCTCCACCTTCCCCCTCAACCCGGCGACTCTCCTCTCTACCGTTCGCTCTTCTCCTCCTTCCCCCCACCGCAGCCCTTCGCCCATGATTCCGTCTCTCGCCTCCTCTACGACTCCCTTTCCCTCTCCGCCTGGAAGTCCACCGGCCTCTCCACTTGGTCCCTCCGCGTCAATCCCTCCAGCGGCAACCTCCATCCCACCGAATCCCACCTTCTCTCCCCTCCGATTCCCTTTCCGGAGAGTCAAAAAGGTGCCTCATTTCCTTTTTCCTCCTCCCCTTTCCTCGCCCACTACTCCCCCAAAGACCACTCCCTCCAGCTCCGCGCCTCCGTGGAGCTGCCGGGCCTCCCATTGGACGGCCGCTTCCTCATCCTCGCCTTCTCCTCCATCATCTGGCGCGAGGCTTGGAAGTATGGCGAACGCGCGTTCCGCTACTGCAACCACGACGTCGGGCATGCCCTCGCGGCCGCCGCTATCTCCGCAGCTTCCCTCGGTTGGGACGCCCGCCTCCTCGATGGCCTCGGCCACGACGACCTCGGCCGCTTCCTCGGCCTCGACCGCTCCGATTCCCTGCCGCCCGACCCACTCCCTGACTGCCCCACCCGCGGCCGTCTCCCCTGGGTCGAGGCGCAGCACCCCGACTGTGCCCTCTTGATATTCCCCTTCGCTGAGACGCCGCCTTCTGTCGATTACGCTGCGCTGGCGTCGTCTTTCTCCCGTTTCCCATCGCTTTCTTGGCTCGGGAAACCTAATTCTCTCAGCAAGGATCACGTTTGCTGGGACGTGATCTACAAGACGGCCGAGGCCGTCAAGAAACCGCCGACGTACGCTGCAGGATTCTCCGTGAACCCATTTCATAAGAGTGCTCTCATATCGCCGGACGTCTACAAGGATCTTACTGTACGAGAGGTGGTGAGGAGGCGGCGCAGTGCGGTCGATATGGACGGCGTTCATGTGATGGAGAGGGACACCTTCTATCAAATCTTGCTGCACTGCCTTCCTTCCGGAGCATCGGAGCCAGGGGAGAAGCAAGGGAAGCAATTGGCACTTCCGTTCAGAGTCCTCACCTGGGACGCAGAGGTCCATGCAGCTCTGTTTGTCCACCGGGTACGGGACTTGCCAAAGGGATTGTACTTCTTGGTGCGAAATGAGGAGCATCTTGATCGTCTCAAGAAGGCAATGAGGTCGGAGTTTGAATGGGACAAGCCAGAGGGTTGCCCTGCGATGCTTCCGCTGTACCGGCTGGCACGAGGAGATTGCGGAGAGCTATCTAAACAGCTTTCTTGCCACCAG GACATTGCCTCAGATGGGTGTTTTAGTCTTGGCATGGTTGCTCGTTTTGAGCCAATTTTGCACGAAAAAGGTGCTTGGATGTATCCTCGCCTGTTCTGGGAGACTGGAGTTCTGGGTCAAGTATTGTACCTCGAAGCACATGCAGTTGGTATATCGGCTACTGGAATTGGTTGCTACTTTGACGATGGAG TTCACGAGGTTCTTGGACTGGAAGGCTTGGAGTTTCAAAGCCTTTACCACTTCACCATCGGCAAGCCAGTGGTCGATAAGCGAATTATGAGTCTCCCTGCATATCCTGGCCCTGGAATAGATGCATAA